One part of the Gallaecimonas pentaromativorans genome encodes these proteins:
- a CDS encoding flagellar motor protein MotB, translated as MSDDTPKCKCPPPGLPAWMGTFADLMSLLMCFFVLLLSFSEMDVLKFKQIAGSMKYAFGVQNRIEVKDIPKGTSVIAQEFSPGKPEPTPIETVQQQTMEMTQQSLEFQDGESSYVGGENTQRDNKMGGESTTSGQQSSVEQPEQEQPQDSEQMKDLAKNMAQALSSEIKDGAIELEALGQQLVIRIREKGSFPSGSAFLQPQFRPIIREVGALLKNVPGEITVSGYTDDMQVNSELYSSNWDLSIQRALAVTNELLKVPGLDRNRLVVRGFADTHPLVPNTSALNRAKNRRVEIAINQGKPKFSDEIPAGSH; from the coding sequence ATGAGTGACGATACCCCCAAGTGCAAATGCCCGCCGCCCGGCCTACCGGCCTGGATGGGCACTTTTGCCGATTTGATGTCGCTGCTGATGTGCTTTTTCGTGCTGCTATTGTCGTTTTCAGAAATGGACGTGCTCAAGTTCAAGCAAATTGCGGGCTCAATGAAGTACGCCTTCGGGGTGCAAAACCGTATTGAGGTCAAAGACATTCCTAAGGGCACCTCGGTGATCGCCCAGGAGTTCAGCCCCGGCAAGCCGGAGCCGACTCCCATCGAGACGGTGCAGCAGCAAACCATGGAGATGACCCAGCAAAGCCTGGAGTTTCAGGACGGCGAAAGCTCCTACGTTGGCGGCGAGAACACCCAACGCGACAATAAGATGGGCGGTGAGTCTACTACCTCTGGCCAGCAAAGCAGTGTGGAGCAGCCCGAGCAGGAGCAGCCCCAGGACTCTGAGCAGATGAAGGACTTGGCCAAGAACATGGCTCAGGCCCTGAGCTCGGAGATAAAAGACGGCGCCATCGAGCTTGAAGCCCTGGGCCAGCAGTTGGTGATCCGTATTCGTGAGAAAGGTTCTTTCCCTTCGGGCTCGGCGTTCTTGCAGCCCCAGTTCCGGCCCATTATTCGTGAAGTGGGCGCGCTGCTGAAAAACGTGCCCGGCGAGATAACGGTGTCCGGTTACACCGACGACATGCAAGTTAACTCCGAGCTTTATAGCTCCAACTGGGATTTGTCTATCCAACGGGCTTTAGCGGTCACCAATGAGTTGCTGAAGGTGCCGGGGCTGGACCGCAACCGGCTGGTGGTGCGCGGCTTTGCCGATACCCACCCGCTAGTGCCTAATACCTCGGCGCTGAACCGGGCCAAAAACCGCCGGGTGGAAATTGCCATCAACCAGGGCAAACCCAAGTTCAGCGACGAAATTCCTGCCGGTTCGCACTAA